tgtgctgccttttgatcTGGCATCAgcacccagagtattcacaaagtgcctagcggtagttgcagcgttgctacacagactggtagtgcatgtgttcccttatcttgacgattggctggtgaagagcacctcgaaggcaggcgctcagcagtcccatgcagatgactattcaggtgctagaactactggggtttgtaatcaattaccccaagtcccatctccagtccAAAagctggaattcattggagccctgttgaacacagttcgagcttatcttcccgaggcaagtttcctgtccctggtgtccatagctCGAGCATCTCCAcaggtcacggctcagcagatgttgaggctcctggggcatatggcctccacagttcatgtgactcccatggcacgcctacacatgagatcggctcaatggaccctagcttcccagtggtaccaagctgaggggagtctagaggatgtaatccaactgtccacagactttcggaattctctgcaatggtggacgatttgatccaaattgaccttgggacgtccattccaaattcctcagccacagaaagtgctgacggatgcatccctcttgtggtggggagctcatgtaatgggcttcacactcaaggagcctggtcctttcaggaaaaaggtcttccgatcaatctcctggaattgcaagctatctggaacactctaaaggctttcagaaagaCCGGCTGTCcgaccaaatcatattgattgacaatcaggttgccatgtattacaccaacaagcaggagggcaccggatcttgccctccgtgtcaggaagccgtccagatgtggctttgggcgtgcagtcacggcatgtttctacaagccacttatctggcaggcgtaaacagtctggccgacaggttgagcagaataatgcaacctcatgagtggtcactgaacatgggcgttgtccgcaagatcttctgagcatggggctcccccttggtggatctttttgccactcagatcaatcgcaaggtccctcagttctgcttcaGGCTTATGACAGACTAactagcattggatgcctttctcctacattggggaacaggtcttctgtatgcgtatcctctcatacctcttgcagggaagactttgctgaaactcaaacaagaccgcggaaccatgattcagattgctcccttctggccacgtcagatttggttccctcttctggagttgtccgaggaaccgtggagattggaatgttttccaactctcatcactcagaacaaggtcGCTtttgcaccccaacctccagtctccggctctcacggcctggatgttgagagcttaaaaTTTGCCtctggtctttcagagggtgtctcctgagtcttgcttccaggaaagattccacgaagaggtgttactctttcaaatggaggtttgccatctggtgtgacaaggccctagatcctctttcttgtcctacacagatcctgcttgaataccttctacacttatcagagtctggtctcaaaccaactccgtaagagttcaccttagtgcgattagtgcttatcgccaCGTAGagagtaagcctatctctggacagcctttagttgtttgcttcatgagaggtttgcttttgtcaaagtccccggtcaaacctccacgagtgtcatgggatctcaaagccccccatcaaacctcctacagtgtcatgggatttcaatgtcgttctcacccagctgatgaaagctccttttgagccaccaaattcctgccatctgaagtatttgacctgaggtcattttcttggtggctattcagctcgtagggtcagtgagcttcaggccctggtggtccatggaccatatatcaagtttcatcacaacatagtcctccattgaggagatttgcaaggctgcaatgtggtcatcagtccacacattcacatctcactactgccttcagcaggatacccgatgcaacagtGGGTTTggacagtcagtgctgcagaatctgtttggggtttagaatccaacttcacccctcctagacccatttttgttctgttccaggctgcactctgttgtttatggtttcaggtcaatctgttATGTCCTCATCGtggcgaggcccaattgaccaatgttcattgttttgagtgagcctggttgcagcctgcttgtcctcagagaaagcgaagatacttacctgtagcaggtatttatttatttattttatttatttgttgcatttgtatcccaccttatcccacctctttgcaggctcaaagtggctattctccgaggacagcaggctgatctcacaaacctgccctcctcccctttggaggagtTGTTAGCTAATTTTTATGCTTTTTGGTTAAACTGAGGTggcgggcgggaagtcgtccgcgcatgcgtggtgcatgCGATTCGCACGCCAGAACTCTCTTGCAgaacctttttgtttgtttttgcttgcaaaatttccgattcctgggccgccgtggacgtcgacctacatgtgagaacaatcagcctgcggtcctctgagaatacctgctacaggtaagtatctttgctttacctgTACGGTGGGAGTGGGTTAGCATGCTGCTGATCAACATTCTACCACCTGGCCCTCTGTTTCCCTTTACTAAAGATGTTTTGGAATGTTCTGTGCCAGGTTCATGCACTTACTTTTATTTTTCAGGAAAATATGTGGTGTTCTTCTTCTACCCTCTGGACTTCACATTCGTTTGTCCAACAGAGATTACTTCCTTTAGTGACCGTTGTGCAGAATTCAAAAAAGTCAACTGTGAAATAATTGGAGCCTCTGTCGATTCTCATTTCTGTCATCTTGCTTGGTAAGTTCCAAACTTGTTTCGTTCAGTTGCTTTCTTGAAAATGAGATGCTACGCTTCATAGTTCAGGTTTCAAGCAGATTACTTGTTCTGGGTTGTTACATTAATGTATTTTAACTGTATTTGGTGCTAAAGAGGCAGACAACCAACACTGGCTAGTCTACAGGGCTGACATGTAAGCTTTACATTTTAGACATGACTCCAATACCTTCAAAGTTGAACCAGATATAAGCCagccaacttaaaaaaaaacaaaaaacaaacttatGTACTGCCAGTTGACCCCCTTAGAACGAAGAGATATGTAAGCTTTTCAAAACTAAACCTTTGCAGCATAACAGTTCTGCACACATGTACTGCATTAGTGCATAGGGGGACCCCAGAGGAAGACATCAATTCTTGCAAAGTGATGCTGAGATTTCAACTCAAGCTTTGCAACTCTGTGCTACCACTTTTCAACCTAATCTCTGCCAACAATTTAAACAGAAGCTGGGATCTTTTGTAACTCATTCAAACTGTCCACTGCAGGACTAATACTGCTCGGATTGAAGGTGGCTTGGGGCCCATGAAGATTCCACTTGTGGCAGATGTAAAACACACTATTTCTCAAGACTACGGTGTTCTGAAGGAAGATGAAGGTATTGCATACAGGTAAGAATGTGACTTGTTAGAGCATACAAATATATGAAATGTGCTTTGTTACTCCATGAATAAGAACGGCCTCTAAACCCCAATTTCAAATATGTCCCATTCAGTTCAGTGATATTAAATTTGTATTCTGAGCCAGGGGCAGTAGCTAATGAGTTGTATGAATGGGAGAAAAGACATTTGATCTgcttactaatcatttctatagtgctactaggcatatgcaggtattttttgtccctagtggactcagtgtttttgtacctggggcagtagagggttaagtgacttgccttgagttacaaggagctgcagtgggaattgaacttagttcctcaggatctgtcttctgcactaaccattaggctgcttttCCACTGTTTTgacttgttctccgaggacaagcaggctgcttgttctcacgactgggttgacgtccgcggcagcccccaccaaccggaagaagcttcgcgggacggtcggcacgcagggcacgcccaccgcgcatgcgcggccgtcttcccgcccgtgtgcgaccgctcccgccagttactttttttccgcgactggagagagttgtgcaattgcctctctctccgttcagccgccggatttttcgaccgcgtttacgcggatcgttgctttgaCCCGTTCGGttcctcctttctttctttctttcttcgtattgttaaaaaaaaaaaaaaaaaaaaaaaaaaaagattttcgcgcgtgtggagcacgcgctccccttttccctcgcttccagcggggacgcctcgttgcggcctagtggccgctcggtcggctagtttttcgtggtgtgattttagccaccattgccgactttgacttcgccgacgcgatttttccgtcgatgtcctcgaaggtcccgagtggatttaaaaagtgtggtcgctgcggccggccgatctcgcagaccgacacccacgcttggtgcctccagtgcctcgggccggagcacaatctcaagtcgtgcgcgctgtgtctcggtctccggaaacggactcaggttgcgaggcaagttctccgggaccgtctttttggaacttgcgccggcccctcgacgtcgacctcgacggcatcggtatcgaaggccggatcttcggtaccggtatcgatgcccgagacatcggcaccgatggcagcgaccccaggagaacaggtcccgtcggcccgccggtccgccggtgagagtggggttgagaggccgcgtgggctgtcggccccggtcactccctcagctcgtgagccacgggaccgaaccctgtcggacccggtacctcgagaccgagggggatcgacctcctcctcctccatgccctccggcgccggtgacgtgcaccggaaaaaagataagaagcgccgtcaccgggagccctcggtgcaccctgaaggggagtcgacgccgaagcgtcatcgcagagaggagagatctccgtcggtggtggaggtaccgacgcgtcggggttccggcacctcggtgccgtctcctggcccccagcagcttctggcaccgacacccttaccggccccaccgcctttcccgacagcgggcctggacgagtgcctcagagccatccttccggggatcctggaagggctgatgcgccaggctgtgccggcgtcgggggtgcttgcgcccccggcgccgatgactgtggcgccggcgagctctagcccggcgccggggctgtcgacaccgccgccgcttgcggtgccggtctcgaccgccacgcaggtggagtcgacgtcgatggagggagctccgtccccgccggcgcgggagtccaccgctcgacgacaccgagacctcggtgcctcgacgtcgagccgggcccggtaccggactcagctacatgagctaatgtccgataccgaggatgaggactcgtggggggaagaggaagacccgagatatttctcctcagaggagtctacgggccttccctcggaccccacgccgtcaccggagaggaagctctcacctcctgagagtctctcctttgcctcctttgtgcgggatatgtctataagcattccctttcccgtggtctctgtggaagagccgagggccgagatgctcgaggtcctcgactatccatcaccacctagagagtcctccacggtaccgttgcacaatgtcctgaaggagacgctgcttcggaactgggtgcgaccactaactaaccccaccattcccaagaaagcagagtcccagtacaggatccactctgacccagagctcatgcggccccagttgccccatgactcagcggtcgtggattctgctctcgagggcacggagttcgagggataccgcctcggcgcccccggggcgggagtctcgcactctggactcatttgggaggaaggcctaccaatcctccatgctcgtgacccgcatccaatcttacctgctctatatgagcatccacatgcggaccaatgtgcaacagctggcggacctggtcgataagctcccgccggagcagtccaggccatatcaggaggtggtcaggcagctgaaggcgtgcagaaagttcctgtccagggggatttttgacacctgtgacgtggcatctcgtgctgcggcccaaggtatagtgatgcgcaggctctcatggctgcgtgcctctgacctggacaaccgcacccagcagagactggctgacgtcccttgccggggggataatattttggcgagaaggtcgagcagatggttgaccaactgcatcagcgggaaaccgctctcgacaagctctcccaccgggcgccttcagcacccgcccccgcgggcgggcgtttttcccgggctcggcaggctgcaccctattcttttgcgaagcgtaggtacaaccagccggcccgaaggcctcgtcaggcacagggacagccccagcgcgctcgttcccgtcaacagcgtgcgcctaagcagccccctgcgcctccacagcaaaagccggggacgggcttttgactggatccacgggaacatagccgccctacaagtgtccgtaccggacgacctgccggtcggagggaggttaaaattctttcaccaaaggtggcctctcataacctccgaccagtgggttctccaaatagtgcggtgcggatacgccctgaatttgacctccctgcctccaaattgtcctccgggagctcagtctttcagctcccatcacaagcaggtacttgcagaggaactctccgcccttctccgcgccaatgcggtcgagcccgtaccacccgggcaggaagggcagggattctattccaggtacttccttgtggaaaagaaaacaggggggatgcgtcccatcctagacctgagaggcctgaacaaattcctggtcaaagaaaagttcaggatgctttccttgggcacccttctgccaatgattcagaaaaacgattggctatgttccctggatttaaaggacgcatacactcacatcccgatactgccagctcacagacagtatctcagattccgcctgggcgcacggcactttcagtattgtgtgctgccctttgggctcgcctctgccccacgagtgtttacaaagtgcctcgtggtggtagcggcctacctacgcaagctgggagtgcacgtgttcccatatctcgacgattggctggtcaagaacacctcgaaggcaggagccctccggtccatgcagtgcactattcaacttctggagctgctggggtttgtgataaattacccaaagtcccatctccagccaactcagtctctggaattcataggagcgctgctgaattcccagacggttcaggcctaccttcccgaagcgagggccaccaatctcttggccctggcttcgcagaccagagcgtctcagcagatcacagctcggcagatgttgagacttctgggtcatatggcctccacagttcatgtgactcccatggctcgtcttcacatgagatctgctcaatggaccctagcttcccagtggttccaagccatcgggaatctagaggatgtcatccgcctctccaccagttgccgcacttcactgctctggtggaccatacggaccaatttgaccctgggacgtccattccaaattccgcagcccacgaaagtgctgacgacggatgcatcccgcctggggtggggagcccatgtcgatgggcttcacacccagggtctgtggtccctccaggaaaaggatctgcagatcaacctcctggagctccgagcgatctggaacgcactgaaggctttcagagatcggctgtcctgccaaattatccaaattcggacagacaatcaggttgcaatgtattacgtcagcaagcaggggggcaccggatctcgccccctgtgtcaggaagccgtcggtatgtggcgttgggcgtgtcgcttcggcatgcttctccaagccacgtacctggcaggcgtaaacaacagtctggccgacagactgagcagagtcatgcaaccgcacgagtggtcgctccattccagagtggtacgcaagatcttccgagagtggggcaccccctcggtggatcttttcgcctctcagaccaaccacaagctgcctctgttctgttccaggcttcagacacacggcaggctagcgtcagatgcctttctccttcattgggggaccggcctcctgtatgcttatcctcccatacctttggtggggaagaccttactgaagctcaagcaagaccgcggcaccatgattctgatagcgcccttttggccccgtcagatctggttccctcttcttctggagttgtcctccgaagaaccgtggagattggagtgttttccgactctcatttcgcagaacgacggagcgttgctgcaccccaaccttcaatccctggctctcacggcctggatgttgagggcgtagacttcgctgcgttgggtctgtctgagggtgtctcccgggtcttgcttgcctctaggaaggattccactaaaaagagttactttttcaagtggaggaggtttgtcgtttggtgtgagagcaaggccctagaacctcgttcttgccctgcacagaacctgcttgaataccttctgcacttatcagagtctggcctcaagaccaactcagtaaggaatcaccttagtgcgattagtgcttaccattatcgtgtggaaggaaaagccatctctggagagcctttagtcgttcgattcatgagaggtttgcttttgtcaaagccccctatcaagcctcctactgtgtcatgggatctcaacgtcgtcctcacccagctgatgaaacctccttttgagccactgaatacctgccatctgaagtacttgacctggaaggtcattttcttggtggcagttacttcagctcgtagggtcagtgagcttcaagccctggtagctcatgctccatataccaaatttcatcacaacagagtagtgctccgcacccacccaaagttcctgccgaaggtggtgtcggagttccatcttaaccagtcaattgtcttgccaacattcttccccaggccgcatacccgccctgctgaacgtcagttgcacacattggactgcaagagagcattggccttctacttggagcggacacagcccaacagacagtccgcccaattgtttatttctttcgaccctaacaggctaggggtcgctgtcgggaaacgcaccatctccaattggctagcagactgcatttccttcacttacgcccaggctgggctgactcttgagggtcatgtcacggctcatagtgtcagagccatggcagcgtcggtggcccacttgaagtcagccactattgaagagatctgcaaggctgcgacgtggtcatctgtccacacattcacatctcattactgcctccagcaggatacccgacgcgacagtcggttcgggcagtcggtgctgcagaatctgtttggggtgtaaatccaactccaccctccaggacccgaatttattctggtcaggctgcactctcagttagttgttcttcgtaggtcaatttctgttgttccctcgccgttgcgaggttcaattgacctgggttcttgttttgagtgagcctgagagctagggataccccagtcgtgagaacaagcagcctgcttgtcctcggagaaagggtatgatacatacctgtagcagttgttctccgaggacagcaggctgattgttctcacctaccctccctcctcccctttggagttgtgtgtttcatcttttgctagtcattcaactggcgggagcggtcgcgcacgggcgggaagacggccgcgcatgcgcggtgggcgtgccctgcgtgccgaccgtcccgcgaagcttcttccggttggtgggggctgccgcggacgtcaacccagtcgtgagaacaatcagcctgctgtcctcggagaacaactgctacaggtatgtatcatacccttactGTGCAGAATATCAGTGGATACTTAATAAAGACTCTTCTTTAGGGGCCTGTTCATAATTGATGAGAAGGGGATCCTACGTCAGATCACAATCAACGATCTACCTGTGGGACGGTCTGTGGATGAAGCTCTTCGCCTTGTCCAGGCTTTTCAATACACTGACAAATATGGAGAAGGTAAAGATGGCTTGTTTTGAGTCTGTATGGTCCTTCTAAACATGTTTTCTTTTGCTAAGAAGGGAGTATTGCATTAAAACTACATTATCGTCTTTGCTCATACCATAGTTTGTATCCTGTGTGGTGATCTCCTCTAATTTGCTAGTTTCTCAATTTCATCTTCACCATCCCTTCCCCCTGATAGCCCTCCACCCTAATACCTGTTCAGTTAAGCAATACTGTGCAAGGACTCCTCTGTCACTTCCAGTCTTGACTGCTTTGTCAAGTGCATATAAGTGCTGTTGACCTTTGAAGCATAAAGTGGTGGGAGAATGCATTACATCTACATATCTGAAATCTGGATGCCCCAAGTAATTCTGCATTACTCAGTTCCATTCCTACTGTCTTAAGGAAATCGGATACAGTGGGCTTTAAATATATGGCAAAGATCCAGTTAGATACTTGAGAATATACAAAATGTGATTTTCTATTGACGCCCAGTTTTCTGGGAAACAAATCTATAGCTAGTATGATCTTAAGATGTCCTTTCCAGAAACAGACAATATCAcaaaatccactggttatttaAAGTGAATGCTAAACAGAAGCTGGGGAAAGGTAAAAATACTAAATCTTAATATGACagtatgtaaataaaataaatggaaagaccTTGGAAATATAACTCACCCATGCAGTGGTCCAGAAATTCCCTCTGTTATAGAGGGTAAACAAGTTTCTCTTTCCCTGCGTCTCCCAATATATCAGTCACCTCTGTGACTCTACCAAAGGTGTAACTCACTCATACATCATAAACTATTACATAATTCCAGAGGAGCACATGACACCTAGAGCAGGAGTGGAGGCTGCTTGCTCGTGTCCCCACTGAAAAGCTATATATCCTGTAGATTTTAGCAAGAAACAGGTTGAATTTTTGCTAGCTCTAAGCTGCTCCTGTTGGGGTGGTAGGATGAGTTCCAAGGCTCTTAACTTTGAAATGGCATCAAGATTGACCTGCAAAGACAGGGAGAAGCAGCGGGAAGCAGATACTAAGATGGTGGCTCTCTCAGCCCAGTTGAGCCCTTCAGTTAGCTGCTTGGAGCATGGAAATTGTGAAAAGTATGGGCTGCTGTGGAAGCTGCGTTAGATGCAAAACTGCAGCAAATACAtgttccttgtcacttgcagcagatgaatccaggaactagtgggttgtccgcctaccagcaggtggaggtagagataaACTAAAAGCAGTGATGCCAGATGGCCAACTCATATACATTATAAGTTGTCCATGCAACCTCTATGTGGGGCAAACATCTCACCCACTTAAGACACGTTTAATTGAACAGACAATTGTTTACAAGCGGGAAAAACATATGAACCTATGGTACCACATTGCTTAGAGAAACATCATAGGTTTTCTGAATTAAAATGTATCATTTTAGAACAGATAAAAACGGAGCGAAGAGGAGACAGACGTTTATTACGTCAAAAAGAACAATGATGGATCTTCACATTACAAACAGTGATACCGAAAGGTTTAAATGTATCCATCGAATTTCTATAGCTGACTTACATAAAAGATTGGAAGATAACGTCAGTAGACGTCACACGCCAAGTATATATTCAGATCTGATGGAGGAAGAAGCAGGCCGACATTTTTTGCTAACACGGGACGACGTGTAGCTTTTCGCTTGGATGAATTTTTGAAAGGAGATTCCCTTGAAGCAGCCTTTTGTTGGCGAAACAGGATTCCCTGTCGGGAGATTGGAAGATATTACACACAGATTGAGAGATCATATCAGCCTGTGGAAGTATATTACTCTTATACCATCCAAGATAGGTAACGTTTTACGAGTTACCTTTGTTTCCTATGAATATCTCGACCCATAGATGGGTGAAGATAAGATGAAGATTTAtttggtggagttttttttttttgaaagacttATGCGAGGTGCCCCCTCTATTCAAAAAGTGTGTCCTTTAAAAAGAGGTGTCTCCAAGCAAGTCTCGGTTTCTTGGTTTTGTAAGGAGTTGGAGAAAGGGCAGCCAGTGAGAGGGATGCCAGAGGTAGCGGCGCGATGGAGCCAAGAATAGCAGAAATCAATATCTGAATGCCTGGTAAGAAGATCGTTAGTAGAGGTGCAAAGGATCATACATAGTGCAGAATTACAGGAATGTCAATTCAGAGCAGTACACAGGGCATACTTCTCCCCACGGCGGGCATATCATGCAGGGGTAGTAGATAACTGACAAGTGCCAAAAATGTGAGCAGGTGGGTGCAACTTTTATACATAACATTTGGAAATGCAGATATATTAAATCATTTTGGCAGGAACTAGTTAAATTTCTTAGTAAGGTTCTAAGATTCCTGGTTCTCACTTTCGAATGAATGATCAGTATCGTTGGGCAGTGGGGAGCAGGGAATGATCAGTATCGTTGGGCAATGGGGAGCAGGAACACAAGGGGAATGAATGTTTTTAAGTAAGGCTTgtatagtggggaaaaaatgtattctcAATCACTGGGTGTCGGACATGCCTCCCTCctactggtattggaggaataagctGCACCAGCTTATGTTATGGGAATCAAGGGGGGTGAGAATCTCGCCAAAGCGACAAGGGAGATTTCTGACCATCT
This is a stretch of genomic DNA from Microcaecilia unicolor chromosome 6, aMicUni1.1, whole genome shotgun sequence. It encodes these proteins:
- the PRDX1 gene encoding peroxiredoxin-1, which codes for MSSGNAHIGKPAPDFQATAVMPDGQFKEIKLSDYRGKYVVFFFYPLDFTFVCPTEITSFSDRCAEFKKVNCEIIGASVDSHFCHLAWTNTARIEGGLGPMKIPLVADVKHTISQDYGVLKEDEGIAYRGLFIIDEKGILRQITINDLPVGRSVDEALRLVQAFQYTDKYGEVCPAGWKPGSDTIKPDVEKSKEYFAKQK